In the genome of uncultured Pseudodesulfovibrio sp., one region contains:
- a CDS encoding response regulator, whose translation MSVITVFNGLFCEAGVVVKRVLDATDCKLVTDQEIVADASHLSGMAEDRIARAFQAKASVFNTFSHEKEQAIAWMRLAVAQRLVKDENLIIPGFASQLPDPAIGHILKVCLISDRKARVAVAEREEGFADKHAMKLIRKDDEDRAAWVKVLRGVEDPWSGTLYDLVLPVASTGVERSADLIVEQLANAAVKVTDRSRAQVQDFLLAARVETVLAKEGHNVQVSSSKGTVTLTINKHVLLLEKLERELKGIVSGVDGVLAVEAQVGKGFHKTDIYRKMDFDVPSKVLLVDDEREFVQTLSERLMMRDMGSAVVYDGESALNLVRDDEPEVMILDLKMPGIDGIEVLRRVKSEHPDIEVIILTGHGSEADREVCMDLGAFAYLHKPVDIDVLSETLKAANEKIRAQK comes from the coding sequence ATGTCTGTCATCACCGTATTCAACGGACTGTTTTGCGAAGCCGGCGTGGTGGTCAAGCGCGTGCTCGACGCCACGGATTGCAAACTGGTAACCGACCAGGAGATCGTGGCCGACGCGTCGCACCTGTCGGGCATGGCCGAGGACCGCATCGCCCGGGCTTTCCAGGCCAAGGCTTCGGTCTTCAATACCTTCAGCCATGAAAAGGAACAGGCCATCGCCTGGATGCGCCTGGCCGTGGCCCAGCGGCTGGTCAAGGACGAGAACCTGATCATTCCCGGGTTCGCTTCCCAGCTGCCTGATCCGGCCATCGGCCATATCCTCAAGGTCTGCCTGATCTCCGACCGCAAGGCGCGCGTTGCCGTGGCCGAGCGGGAAGAGGGCTTTGCCGACAAGCACGCCATGAAACTGATCCGCAAGGACGACGAGGACCGCGCCGCCTGGGTCAAGGTCCTGCGCGGCGTCGAGGACCCCTGGTCCGGCACCCTTTACGATTTGGTCCTGCCCGTGGCCTCCACCGGCGTGGAGCGCTCGGCCGACCTCATCGTCGAGCAGCTCGCCAACGCCGCTGTCAAGGTCACGGACCGAAGCCGCGCGCAGGTTCAGGATTTCCTCCTGGCTGCCCGTGTGGAGACCGTGCTGGCCAAGGAAGGGCACAACGTCCAGGTCTCGTCCAGCAAGGGCACCGTCACCCTGACCATCAACAAGCACGTCCTTTTGCTGGAGAAGCTTGAGCGCGAGCTCAAGGGTATCGTTTCCGGCGTGGACGGCGTTCTGGCCGTGGAGGCTCAGGTGGGCAAGGGATTCCACAAGACCGACATCTATCGCAAGATGGACTTCGACGTACCTTCCAAGGTCCTGCTGGTGGATGACGAGCGGGAATTCGTCCAGACCCTGTCGGAAAGACTGATGATGCGTGACATGGGTTCGGCCGTGGTTTATGATGGGGAGTCCGCCCTGAACCTGGTCAGGGACGACGAACCCGAGGTCATGATCCTCGACCTGAAGATGCCCGGCATCGACGGTATCGAGGTACTGCGGCGCGTCAAGAGTGAGCACCCCGACATCGAGGTCATCATCCTGACCGGCCATGGCTCGGAGGCGGACCGTGAAGTGTGCATGGACCTGGGCGCGTTCGCCTACCTGCACAAGCCCGTTGACATCGACGTCCTGAGCGAGACGCTCAAGGCGGCCAACGAAAAGATCAGGGCCCAAAAGTAA